In the Pseudoliparis swirei isolate HS2019 ecotype Mariana Trench chromosome 19, NWPU_hadal_v1, whole genome shotgun sequence genome, one interval contains:
- the higd2a gene encoding HIG1 domain family member 2A, mitochondrial, translating into MAGEPAVTELTPAAKSPAAFAPFDFSQPPDIDGFSRLPADRDETVKEKFLRKTKENPFVPIGCLGTAGALAFGLRAFNQGKTRQSQLMMRGRIFAQGFTVVAIIAGVFITAVKAKQ; encoded by the exons ATGGCGGGGGAACCAGCGGTCACCGAGCTAACGCCTGCCGCGAAGTCGCCTGCCGCCTTCGCGCCGTTCGACTTCTCGCAGCCGCCGGACATCGACGGCTTCAGCCGGCTGCCGGCCGACAGAGACGAGACCGTCAAGGAGAAGTTCCTGAGGAAGACGAAGGAGAACCCGTTCGTCCCGATAG GTTGCTTGGGGACCGCGGGCGCTCTGGCTTTCGGTCTGCGTGCCTTCAACCAGGGGAAAACCCGGCAGTCCCAGCTGATGATGAGGGGCCGGATCTTTGCTCAAGGCTTCACGGTCGTTGCCATCATAGCCGGCGTCTTCATCACAGCTGTGAAAGCCAAACAATGA